A single region of the Cereibacter sphaeroides 2.4.1 genome encodes:
- the cycA gene encoding cytochrome c2, with product MKFQVKALAAIAAFAALPALAQEGDPEAGAKAFNQCQTCHVIVDDSGTTIAGRNAKTGPNLYGVVGRTAGTQADFKGYGEGMKEAGAKGLAWDEEHFVQYVQDPTKFLKEYTGDAKAKGKMTFKLKKEADAHNIWAYLQQVAVRP from the coding sequence ATGAAGTTCCAAGTCAAGGCCCTCGCCGCCATCGCCGCATTCGCGGCGCTGCCGGCGCTCGCGCAGGAAGGCGACCCGGAAGCCGGGGCCAAGGCCTTCAACCAGTGCCAGACCTGCCACGTCATCGTGGACGATTCCGGCACCACCATCGCCGGCCGCAACGCCAAGACCGGCCCGAACCTCTACGGCGTCGTGGGCCGCACCGCGGGCACGCAGGCCGACTTCAAGGGCTATGGCGAAGGCATGAAGGAAGCCGGCGCGAAAGGGCTCGCCTGGGATGAAGAGCATTTCGTCCAGTATGTTCAGGATCCGACCAAGTTCCTGAAGGAATATACCGGCGACGCGAAAGCCAAGGGCAAGATGACCTTCAAGCTGAAGAAGGAAGCGGACGCCCACAACATCTGGGCCTACCTCCAGCAGGTCGCCGTCCGGCCCTGA
- the urtE gene encoding urea ABC transporter ATP-binding subunit UrtE has protein sequence MMLKTEALTLHYGGSQILHGIDMEARAGEVTCIMGTNGVGKTSLLKAISGTHPRSGGRIFLEGAELPVLPPQAMARRGLGFVPQGRMIFPLLTVTENLETGFAVLPRAEHRIPEEIYALFPVLKDMAHRRGGDLSGGQQQQLAIARALIMRPKLLLLDEPTEGIQPNIIQQIGRVISYLREKGDMAIVLVEQYFDFAYDLADRFYVLKRGAVDLSGTRAELGRDRLKQAVSV, from the coding sequence ATGATGCTGAAGACCGAAGCGCTGACCTTGCATTACGGCGGCAGCCAGATTCTCCACGGGATCGACATGGAGGCGCGCGCGGGCGAGGTGACCTGCATCATGGGCACGAACGGGGTGGGCAAGACCTCGCTCCTGAAGGCGATCTCCGGCACGCATCCGCGCTCGGGCGGGCGGATCTTCCTCGAAGGCGCAGAGCTGCCGGTGCTGCCGCCGCAGGCCATGGCGCGGCGGGGCCTCGGCTTCGTGCCGCAGGGGAGGATGATCTTTCCGCTCCTGACGGTGACGGAGAATCTCGAGACCGGCTTTGCGGTCCTTCCCCGCGCCGAGCATCGGATCCCGGAGGAGATCTATGCCCTCTTCCCGGTCCTGAAGGACATGGCGCACCGCCGCGGCGGCGATCTCTCCGGCGGCCAGCAGCAGCAGCTCGCCATCGCGCGTGCCCTGATCATGCGGCCGAAGCTTCTGCTTCTCGACGAGCCCACCGAGGGGATCCAGCCCAACATCATCCAGCAGATCGGCCGCGTGATCTCCTATCTGCGGGAGAAGGGCGACATGGCCATTGTCCTCGTCGAGCAGTATTTCGACTTCGCCTACGACCTTGCGGACCGGTTCTACGTCCTCAAACGCGGCGCGGTGGACCTGTCGGGCACCAGAGCCGAGCTCGGGCGCGACCGGCTGAAGCAGGCGGTGTCGGTCTGA
- the urtD gene encoding urea ABC transporter ATP-binding protein UrtD, with amino-acid sequence MSALLEVSGVSVTFDGFRAINNLSFNIGARELRAIIGPNGAGKTTFMDIVTGKTRPDQGSVTFGDRSISLLKLSEARIAQAGIGRKFQRPTVFEDQTVFDNLMMALKKPRSPFAVLFFRPSRPDAVRVQALAEEVGLGQHLARKSGELSHGQKQWLEIGMLLAQEPRLLLVDEPAAGMTLAEREHTTALLVEMAKTRAVVVVEHDMEFVRRLDCKVTVLHEGAVLAEGSLDHVTRNPAVIEVYLGRG; translated from the coding sequence ATGAGCGCGCTCCTCGAGGTCTCGGGCGTCTCCGTCACCTTCGACGGCTTCCGCGCGATCAACAACCTCTCCTTCAACATCGGCGCGCGCGAGCTGCGGGCCATCATCGGGCCCAACGGCGCGGGCAAGACCACCTTCATGGATATCGTGACCGGCAAGACCCGCCCCGATCAGGGATCCGTCACCTTCGGCGACCGCTCGATCTCGCTCCTGAAGCTCTCCGAGGCCAGGATCGCGCAGGCGGGTATCGGGCGCAAGTTCCAGCGCCCGACGGTGTTCGAGGACCAGACGGTGTTCGACAATCTCATGATGGCGCTGAAGAAGCCGCGTTCCCCCTTCGCCGTCCTTTTCTTCCGGCCCAGTCGGCCGGACGCCGTGCGCGTGCAGGCGCTGGCCGAGGAGGTGGGCCTCGGCCAGCATCTCGCGCGGAAGTCGGGCGAGCTCAGCCACGGGCAGAAGCAGTGGCTCGAGATCGGGATGCTGCTCGCACAGGAACCGCGGCTCCTCCTCGTGGACGAGCCCGCGGCGGGGATGACGCTGGCCGAGCGCGAACATACTACCGCGCTCCTCGTCGAGATGGCGAAGACGCGCGCAGTGGTGGTGGTCGAGCATGACATGGAGTTCGTCCGCCGCCTCGACTGCAAGGTGACGGTGCTGCACGAGGGGGCGGTGCTGGCCGAAGGCAGCCTCGACCATGTGACGCGGAACCCTGCGGTGATCGAAGTCTATCTGGGACGCGGATGA
- the urtC gene encoding urea ABC transporter permease subunit UrtC translates to MRQSFLARSPSVLIFLALLALFTLAVTLASHAYGTAFLSTSFVKTLGKTLCLCLVALAMDLVWGYAGILSLGHMAFFALGGYMIGMWLMYARTEDIVVQALSNAPLPATPQEISDGVASQIFGVVGGAELPAVWAFAHSLPLQLALVVLVPGLLALVFGWLAFRSRVTGVYLSILTQAMTLALALHLFQNDAGLRGNNGLSGLQNIPGLVQVSQDRLSVWFFWASAGALALGYLLAAWIVSGKFGSVLRAIRDDEQRVRFLGYSVEGYKLFIFTLTAVIAAIAGALYYPQAGIINPAELAPIASIYLAVWVAIGGRGRLYGAVIGAAFVSLLSTWFTGGRAPDLSLGFATIQWVDWWQILLGLAFVLVTLFAPQGIGGLVDWAQGLRPPNRRGAPLGPDAGALQEREASE, encoded by the coding sequence ATGAGACAGAGCTTCCTCGCCCGCAGCCCCTCGGTGCTGATCTTCCTTGCCCTTCTCGCGCTCTTCACCCTCGCGGTGACGCTCGCCTCCCATGCTTATGGCACGGCCTTCCTCTCCACCTCCTTCGTCAAGACGCTGGGCAAGACGCTCTGCCTCTGCCTCGTGGCCCTCGCGATGGATCTCGTCTGGGGCTATGCGGGCATCCTCAGCCTCGGCCACATGGCCTTCTTCGCGCTCGGCGGCTACATGATCGGCATGTGGCTCATGTATGCCCGCACCGAGGATATCGTGGTGCAGGCCCTGTCCAACGCGCCGCTGCCGGCCACGCCGCAGGAGATCTCGGACGGGGTGGCGAGCCAGATCTTCGGCGTCGTGGGCGGGGCGGAGCTGCCCGCCGTCTGGGCCTTCGCCCACAGCCTGCCGCTGCAGCTCGCCCTTGTGGTGCTGGTGCCGGGCCTTCTGGCCCTCGTCTTCGGCTGGCTCGCCTTCCGCAGCCGGGTCACGGGGGTCTATCTCTCGATTCTCACCCAGGCCATGACGCTCGCCCTCGCGCTGCATCTCTTCCAGAACGACGCGGGCCTGCGCGGCAACAACGGGCTCTCGGGTCTCCAGAACATCCCCGGCCTCGTCCAGGTCTCGCAGGACCGGCTCTCGGTCTGGTTCTTCTGGGCTTCGGCCGGCGCGCTGGCGCTCGGATATCTGCTCGCAGCCTGGATCGTCTCGGGCAAGTTCGGCTCCGTCCTGCGCGCCATTCGGGACGACGAGCAGCGGGTGCGCTTCCTCGGCTATTCGGTCGAGGGCTACAAGCTCTTCATCTTCACCCTGACCGCAGTGATCGCGGCCATCGCGGGCGCGCTCTACTACCCGCAGGCGGGCATCATCAACCCGGCCGAGCTCGCCCCCATCGCCTCGATCTATCTCGCGGTCTGGGTGGCGATCGGCGGCCGCGGGCGCCTCTACGGGGCGGTGATCGGCGCGGCCTTCGTCTCGCTCCTCTCGACCTGGTTCACCGGAGGGCGCGCGCCCGATCTCTCCCTCGGCTTCGCGACCATCCAGTGGGTCGACTGGTGGCAGATCCTGCTGGGGCTGGCCTTCGTCCTCGTCACGCTCTTCGCGCCGCAGGGGATCGGCGGCCTCGTCGACTGGGCGCAGGGCCTGCGTCCCCCGAACCGGCGCGGCGCGCCGCTCGGCCCCGATGCGGGCGCGCTGCAGGAGAGGGAGGCCAGCGAATGA
- the urtB gene encoding urea ABC transporter permease subunit UrtB — MRFVLILLAVLASALPVLAQGTPAAQILSENRALIERSSRQTIGPVIEALAASGDASAAAILDAWADRRLGFRESDGTFFLIEPADGGWALRDLAGAPAGTAGRGEIAQLRPNSGVRGLIATALVRFQLADPDPARRSAALASIARDPAPEHLEPLRAALAQAPDPAMARLERLLTLRFGASAAERVAAIESFGADLGLDLRAALNPLVATRRTAVESAPEGLNIARELVPGRDLPREEAYDLLVAEGLAPARLSRTALRETLVAQIRDGQVAGIPVAALDSPEARDRAYTALEARGLVPPGATEDEVTATLDRFRFLDLYAEPDPAVTEAASAALARIGRTVGLMQAADLALDAASLASIYFLAAIGLAITFGVMRVINMAHGEFIMMGAYTGYVVQQWISDYTISILVALPLAFAVTFAAGVAMERLVIRHLYRRPLETLLATFGISIALQQLAKNIFGTQARPLTAPAWLDGALSFNDVVSISYIRIAIFVLAMIFLGVFLFIMTRTRLGLEVRAVTQNPSMAASMGINPDRINMLTFGLGSGIAGIAGVAIGLFAKVTSELGQDYIVQSFMTVVVGGVGNIWGTLAGAAMIGGVQKGIEWLNPSNTLAAQTYMILFIIIFIQFRPRGIVALKGRAAGD; from the coding sequence ATGCGGTTTGTCCTGATCCTCCTCGCAGTGCTCGCCTCTGCGCTTCCCGTCCTCGCGCAGGGCACGCCCGCCGCGCAGATCCTTTCCGAGAACCGCGCCCTGATCGAACGGTCCTCGCGCCAGACCATCGGCCCGGTGATCGAGGCGCTGGCGGCGTCGGGCGATGCTTCCGCCGCAGCAATCCTCGACGCCTGGGCCGACCGGCGGCTGGGCTTTCGCGAAAGCGACGGCACCTTCTTCCTGATCGAGCCGGCCGACGGCGGATGGGCGCTCCGCGACCTGGCCGGCGCCCCCGCGGGCACCGCGGGCCGGGGCGAGATTGCGCAGCTGCGTCCGAACAGCGGCGTCCGTGGTCTCATCGCCACCGCGCTCGTGCGCTTCCAGTTGGCCGATCCCGATCCCGCGCGCCGCTCGGCGGCGCTTGCCTCCATCGCCCGCGATCCCGCGCCCGAGCATCTGGAGCCGCTGCGGGCCGCTCTGGCCCAGGCGCCCGATCCGGCCATGGCCCGGCTCGAGCGGCTCCTGACGCTGCGCTTCGGGGCCAGCGCCGCCGAGCGCGTCGCCGCGATCGAAAGCTTCGGCGCCGATCTCGGCCTCGATCTCCGCGCCGCGCTGAACCCGCTGGTCGCCACGCGCCGCACCGCGGTCGAGAGCGCGCCCGAGGGGCTCAACATCGCCCGCGAGCTCGTGCCCGGGCGCGACCTGCCGCGGGAAGAGGCCTACGATCTTCTGGTGGCCGAGGGCCTGGCCCCCGCCCGCCTCAGCCGCACGGCGCTGCGCGAGACGCTCGTGGCGCAGATCCGGGACGGGCAGGTGGCGGGCATCCCCGTGGCGGCGCTCGACAGCCCCGAGGCCCGCGACCGCGCCTATACTGCGCTCGAGGCCCGGGGCCTCGTGCCCCCCGGCGCCACCGAGGACGAGGTGACGGCCACCCTCGACCGCTTCCGCTTCCTCGACCTCTATGCCGAGCCCGACCCGGCCGTCACCGAGGCCGCAAGCGCCGCTCTGGCGCGCATCGGGCGCACCGTGGGCCTGATGCAGGCGGCCGACCTCGCCCTCGACGCGGCCTCGCTGGCCTCGATTTATTTCCTTGCGGCCATCGGCCTTGCCATCACCTTCGGCGTGATGCGGGTCATCAACATGGCCCATGGCGAATTCATCATGATGGGGGCCTACACGGGCTATGTGGTCCAGCAATGGATCTCCGACTACACGATCTCGATCCTCGTGGCGCTGCCTCTGGCCTTCGCCGTCACCTTCGCGGCCGGCGTCGCGATGGAGCGGCTGGTGATCCGCCATCTCTACCGCCGCCCGCTCGAGACGCTGCTGGCCACGTTCGGCATCTCCATCGCGCTGCAGCAGCTCGCCAAGAACATCTTCGGCACCCAGGCCCGGCCGCTGACCGCGCCCGCCTGGCTCGACGGCGCGCTGAGCTTCAACGACGTGGTCTCGATCAGCTACATCCGCATCGCGATCTTCGTCCTCGCAATGATCTTCCTCGGCGTCTTCCTCTTCATCATGACGCGCACCCGCCTCGGGCTCGAGGTGCGGGCGGTAACGCAGAACCCCTCGATGGCGGCCTCGATGGGGATCAACCCCGATCGGATCAACATGCTGACCTTCGGGCTCGGCTCGGGTATCGCGGGCATCGCGGGCGTGGCCATCGGCCTCTTCGCCAAGGTCACCTCCGAGCTCGGACAGGATTACATCGTCCAGAGCTTCATGACGGTGGTCGTGGGCGGCGTCGGCAACATCTGGGGCACGCTCGCGGGGGCCGCGATGATCGGCGGGGTGCAGAAGGGCATCGAGTGGCTCAATCCCTCGAACACGCTCGCGGCCCAGACCTACATGATCCTCTTCATCATCATCTTCATCCAGTTCCGGCCGCGGGGCATCGTCGCCCTGAAAGGCCGTGCCGCGGGAGACTGA
- the urtA gene encoding urea ABC transporter substrate-binding protein: MKMFRAYLIGTALGLSLAGGALAQEDTIKIGVLHSLSGTMAISETTLKDTVLMLVDQQNAKGGLLGKKLEAVVVDPASDWPLFAEKARELLTVNDVDVIFGCWTSVSRKSVLPVIEELNGLLFYPVQYEGEESSKNVFYTGAAPNQQAIPAVDYFLEELGVEKFALLGTDYVYPRTTNNILESYLQQKGIAKSDIFVNYTPFGHSDWSKIVADVKALGADGKKVGVISTINGDANIGFYKELAAAGISAEDIPVVAFSVGEEELSGLDTSNLVGHLAAWNYFQSAESPENEAFIKEWKARMGEKRVTNDPMEATYIGFNMWVNAVTAAGTTDVDPVAKEMIGQKFPNLTGSEAEMLPNHHLTKPVLIGEIRDDGQFDIISQTDPVPGDAWTDFLPESAVLESDWAKLDCGMYNTETKSCVQIKSNY, from the coding sequence ATGAAGATGTTCCGGGCATATCTGATCGGCACGGCCCTCGGTCTGTCGCTCGCGGGCGGGGCGCTCGCACAGGAGGACACGATCAAGATCGGCGTGCTCCATTCGCTCTCGGGCACGATGGCGATTTCCGAGACGACGCTGAAGGACACCGTCCTGATGCTCGTCGATCAGCAGAACGCCAAGGGCGGCCTTCTGGGCAAGAAGCTCGAGGCGGTGGTGGTGGACCCCGCCTCCGACTGGCCGCTCTTCGCCGAGAAGGCGCGCGAGCTGCTGACCGTGAACGATGTCGACGTGATCTTCGGCTGCTGGACCTCGGTCAGCCGCAAGTCGGTGCTGCCGGTGATCGAGGAGTTGAACGGCCTCCTGTTCTACCCGGTGCAGTATGAGGGCGAGGAGAGCTCGAAGAACGTCTTCTACACCGGTGCCGCGCCGAACCAGCAGGCGATTCCGGCGGTGGACTATTTCCTCGAGGAACTGGGCGTCGAGAAATTCGCCCTCCTCGGCACCGACTATGTCTATCCGCGCACGACGAACAACATCCTCGAAAGCTACTTGCAGCAGAAGGGCATCGCGAAATCCGACATCTTCGTGAACTACACGCCCTTCGGCCATTCCGACTGGTCGAAGATCGTGGCGGACGTGAAGGCGCTCGGCGCGGACGGCAAGAAGGTGGGCGTGATCTCGACCATCAACGGGGATGCGAACATCGGCTTCTACAAGGAACTCGCGGCCGCAGGCATCTCGGCCGAGGACATTCCCGTCGTGGCCTTCTCGGTGGGCGAGGAGGAGCTCTCGGGCCTCGACACCTCGAACCTCGTGGGCCATCTCGCGGCCTGGAACTACTTCCAGTCCGCCGAAAGCCCCGAGAACGAAGCCTTCATCAAGGAATGGAAGGCCCGCATGGGTGAGAAGCGGGTGACGAACGACCCGATGGAGGCCACCTACATCGGCTTCAACATGTGGGTGAATGCCGTGACCGCGGCGGGCACCACTGATGTGGATCCGGTGGCCAAGGAGATGATCGGGCAGAAATTCCCGAACCTCACCGGCTCCGAGGCCGAGATGCTGCCGAACCACCATCTGACCAAGCCCGTGCTGATCGGCGAGATCCGCGACGACGGCCAGTTCGACATCATCTCGCAGACCGATCCGGTGCCGGGCGATGCCTGGACGGACTTCCTGCCGGAATCGGCCGTGCTCGAGTCCGACTGGGCCAAGCTCGACTGCGGCATGTACAACACCGAGACCAAGAGCTGCGTGCAGATCAAGTCGAACTACTGA
- the ureG gene encoding urease accessory protein UreG, translating into MSHGPLRVGIGGPVGAGKTTLTEKLCAALAHRCSMAVITNDIYTREDAEALMRAQVLPAERIRGVETGGCPHTAIREDASINLAAVADLRRTFPDLDLILIESGGDNLAATFSPELADLTIYVIDTAAGQDIPRKRGPGLARSDLLVVNKIDLAPHVGVDLARLEADTQAARGQRPYVMARMRAGVGVEAIVAFLEREGGLQLLPQD; encoded by the coding sequence ATGAGCCATGGACCCCTGCGCGTGGGGATCGGCGGCCCGGTGGGCGCCGGCAAGACGACCCTGACCGAAAAGCTCTGCGCGGCGCTCGCGCATCGCTGCTCGATGGCGGTCATCACCAACGACATCTACACCCGCGAGGATGCCGAGGCGCTGATGCGCGCGCAGGTGCTGCCCGCAGAGCGGATCCGCGGCGTCGAGACGGGGGGCTGCCCCCACACGGCCATCCGCGAGGATGCCTCGATCAACCTCGCCGCCGTGGCCGACCTGCGCCGCACCTTCCCGGACCTCGACCTGATCCTGATCGAATCGGGCGGCGACAATCTGGCCGCGACCTTCAGCCCCGAGCTCGCGGACCTTACCATCTATGTGATCGACACGGCCGCCGGACAGGACATTCCGCGAAAACGCGGCCCGGGCCTTGCGCGCTCGGATCTGCTGGTCGTGAACAAGATCGATCTCGCGCCCCATGTCGGCGTGGATCTGGCCCGGCTCGAGGCCGACACACAGGCCGCCCGCGGCCAAAGGCCCTATGTCATGGCGCGAATGCGGGCGGGGGTCGGCGTCGAGGCGATCGTAGCCTTCCTCGAACGCGAAGGCGGGCTGCAGCTCCTGCCGCAGGATTGA
- a CDS encoding urease accessory protein UreF, with protein MSAALLSLVQWLSPAFPTGAFAYSHGLEWAISEGEVRDAASARRWIADVLAFGAGRTDAILLAHALRGHDPGALSDLARALAPAAERLRETEEQGAAFAATVAALTGRDLPPRPLPVALGQAAAPLGLPVAEVLALMLHAFAANLVSAAVRFVPLGQTEGQATLAALHPRIGEIAAESAEAPLDALGSAALRGDLAAMRHETQEVRIFKT; from the coding sequence ATGAGTGCGGCGCTCCTCAGCCTCGTCCAGTGGCTCTCGCCGGCCTTCCCGACGGGAGCCTTCGCCTATTCGCACGGGCTCGAATGGGCGATCTCGGAGGGCGAGGTGCGGGATGCGGCCTCGGCCCGCCGCTGGATCGCCGATGTGCTGGCCTTCGGCGCGGGGCGGACGGATGCGATCCTGCTCGCCCACGCGCTGAGGGGGCACGATCCCGGGGCGCTCTCGGATCTGGCCCGCGCGCTGGCCCCCGCGGCCGAGCGTCTGCGCGAGACCGAGGAGCAGGGCGCGGCCTTCGCGGCCACGGTGGCGGCGCTCACCGGGCGCGACCTGCCGCCGCGGCCGCTGCCGGTGGCGCTGGGGCAGGCGGCGGCCCCGCTCGGGCTGCCGGTGGCGGAGGTGCTGGCGCTGATGCTCCATGCCTTCGCCGCGAACCTCGTATCGGCCGCGGTGCGCTTCGTGCCATTGGGCCAGACCGAGGGGCAGGCCACGCTGGCCGCGCTGCATCCGCGGATCGGGGAGATCGCGGCCGAGAGTGCCGAGGCGCCGCTCGACGCCCTCGGCAGCGCGGCGCTGCGCGGCGATCTGGCGGCGATGCGGCACGAAACCCAGGAAGTGAGGATCTTCAAGACATGA
- the ureE gene encoding urease accessory protein UreE, whose translation MTELPQARRLLKQGEWTGPAAGCVRLGYDERFLRRKRLETEAGDGFLVDLAETTSLDEGCAFELADGRLVEVRAAEEEVVAVTGPILRAAWHIGNRHTPCQIEADRLVIRRDHVLEEMLRGLGLTLEPRTEPFRPEGGAYGHGRTLGHDHGPAQGHGHDHPHVHVHISHKPDEDETPDADPA comes from the coding sequence ATGACCGAGCTTCCCCAAGCCCGCCGGCTTCTGAAACAGGGCGAATGGACGGGTCCGGCCGCGGGCTGCGTGCGGCTGGGCTATGACGAGCGCTTCCTGCGCCGCAAGCGGCTCGAGACCGAGGCGGGGGACGGCTTCCTCGTGGACCTCGCCGAGACCACCAGCCTCGACGAGGGCTGCGCCTTCGAACTGGCCGACGGCCGCCTCGTCGAGGTGCGCGCGGCCGAGGAGGAGGTGGTGGCCGTCACTGGCCCGATCCTGCGCGCGGCCTGGCACATCGGCAACCGGCACACGCCCTGCCAGATTGAGGCCGACAGGCTGGTGATCCGCCGCGACCATGTGCTCGAGGAGATGCTGCGCGGTCTGGGCCTCACGCTTGAGCCGCGCACCGAGCCCTTCCGCCCCGAGGGCGGGGCCTACGGCCACGGGCGCACTCTGGGCCACGATCATGGGCCGGCGCAGGGCCATGGGCACGACCATCCGCATGTCCATGTGCATATCTCGCACAAGCCCGACGAGGACGAGACGCCCGACGCCGATCCGGCATGA
- the ureC gene encoding urease subunit alpha, which translates to MPASISRSTYASMFGPTTGDRLRLGDTELVIEVERDLTTYGEEVKFGGGKVIRDGMGQSQRTRAEGAMDTVITNALIVDWTGIYKADVGLRDGRIAKIGKAGNPDTQPGVDIVIGPGTEIIAGEGRILTAGGMDAHIHFICPQQIEDSLHSGITTMLGGGTGPAHGTLATTCTPGPWHIGRMLQAADAFPINLAFAGKGNASLPAGLEEQVRAGASCLKLHEDWGTTPAAIDCCLSVADRMDVQVMIHTDTLNESGFVENTLAAIGGRTIHAFHTEGAGGGHAPDIIKVVGAANVIPSSTNPTMPYTANTVEEHLDMLMVCHHLDRSIPEDVAFAESRIRKETIAAEDILHDMGAFSVISSDSQAMGRVGEVITRTWQTAHKMKVQRGRLAEETGANDNQRVRRYIAKYTINPAIAHGLSRHIGSVEEGKRADLVLWQPAFFGAKPDLVLLGGMIVCAQMGDPNGSIPAQPYYSRPMFGAFGGALHASAVTFVSQAAEEDGVGERLRLQKGTLAVQGTRDIGKADMKLNAHRPSIEVNPETYEVRADGELLTCQPLAELPLAQRYFLY; encoded by the coding sequence ATGCCTGCTTCCATCTCCCGTTCGACCTATGCGTCCATGTTCGGCCCCACCACCGGCGACCGGCTGCGGCTGGGCGACACCGAGCTCGTCATCGAGGTCGAGCGCGACCTGACCACCTATGGCGAGGAGGTGAAGTTCGGCGGCGGCAAGGTCATCCGCGACGGTATGGGCCAGAGCCAGCGCACCCGGGCCGAGGGGGCGATGGACACGGTCATCACCAATGCGCTGATCGTGGACTGGACCGGGATCTACAAGGCGGACGTGGGCCTCCGCGACGGGCGGATCGCGAAGATCGGCAAGGCCGGCAACCCGGACACCCAGCCCGGGGTGGACATCGTGATCGGGCCCGGCACCGAGATCATCGCGGGCGAGGGGCGAATCCTGACCGCGGGCGGCATGGACGCGCATATCCATTTCATCTGCCCGCAGCAGATCGAGGATTCGCTCCATTCCGGCATCACCACCATGCTGGGCGGCGGGACGGGCCCGGCCCATGGCACGCTCGCCACCACCTGCACGCCGGGGCCCTGGCACATCGGGCGGATGCTGCAGGCGGCCGACGCCTTCCCGATCAACCTCGCCTTCGCGGGCAAGGGCAATGCCAGCCTGCCCGCCGGGCTCGAGGAGCAGGTCCGCGCGGGCGCCTCGTGCCTGAAGCTGCACGAGGACTGGGGCACCACGCCTGCGGCCATCGACTGCTGCCTGTCGGTCGCCGACCGCATGGATGTGCAGGTGATGATCCACACCGACACGCTGAACGAGAGCGGCTTCGTCGAGAACACGCTGGCCGCCATCGGCGGGCGCACGATCCATGCGTTCCACACCGAGGGTGCGGGCGGCGGCCATGCGCCCGACATCATCAAGGTGGTGGGCGCCGCGAACGTCATCCCGTCCTCGACCAATCCCACCATGCCCTACACCGCCAATACGGTGGAGGAGCATCTCGACATGCTGATGGTCTGCCACCATCTCGACCGCTCGATCCCCGAGGATGTGGCCTTCGCCGAGAGCCGCATCCGCAAGGAGACCATCGCCGCCGAGGATATCCTGCACGACATGGGTGCCTTCTCGGTGATCTCCTCGGACAGTCAGGCGATGGGGCGGGTGGGCGAGGTCATCACCCGCACCTGGCAGACCGCGCACAAGATGAAGGTGCAGCGCGGGCGGCTGGCCGAGGAGACGGGCGCCAACGACAACCAGCGCGTCCGGCGCTACATCGCGAAATACACGATCAATCCGGCCATCGCGCATGGGCTCTCGCGCCACATCGGCTCGGTCGAGGAGGGCAAGCGGGCCGACCTCGTGCTCTGGCAGCCCGCCTTCTTCGGGGCGAAGCCCGATCTCGTCCTGCTGGGCGGCATGATCGTCTGCGCGCAGATGGGCGATCCGAACGGCTCGATCCCCGCGCAGCCCTACTATTCCCGCCCGATGTTCGGCGCCTTCGGCGGCGCGCTGCATGCCTCGGCCGTCACCTTCGTCTCGCAGGCGGCGGAGGAGGACGGGGTGGGCGAGCGACTGCGGCTGCAGAAGGGAACCCTCGCAGTGCAGGGAACGCGCGACATCGGAAAGGCCGACATGAAGCTCAACGCGCACCGACCTTCCATCGAGGTCAATCCCGAGACCTACGAGGTGCGTGCCGACGGCGAGCTTCTCACCTGCCAGCCGCTGGCGGAACTGCCGCTTGCGCAACGCTATTTCCTGTACTGA